A genomic window from Corynebacterium fournieri includes:
- a CDS encoding type II toxin-antitoxin system ParD family antitoxin, which translates to MAKNTSVVLGERYDKFIAQLIQDGRYASASEVLREGLRLVEEREQKFDALRVAAERGDVDAQALIDELR; encoded by the coding sequence ATGGCTAAGAACACTTCAGTTGTACTCGGAGAACGTTACGACAAGTTCATCGCCCAGCTCATTCAGGACGGCCGCTACGCCTCCGCCAGCGAGGTCCTGCGCGAGGGCCTGCGGCTGGTGGAGGAGCGCGAGCAGAAGTTCGACGCGTTGCGGGTCGCGGCGGAGCGCGGCGACGTGGATGCGCAGGCGCTTATCGACGAGCTCCGCTAG
- a CDS encoding helix-turn-helix transcriptional regulator produces MSPKKLPKDPIYNRIRVLRAERDMSRAQLAELIDVNPQTVGALERGDHSPSLDLAFRICDVFELPVEAVFSRTEFAPMSKELYTK; encoded by the coding sequence ATGTCACCGAAGAAGCTACCGAAGGACCCGATTTATAACCGGATCCGCGTCCTCCGAGCCGAACGTGACATGTCGCGTGCCCAGCTCGCGGAACTCATCGACGTCAACCCGCAAACCGTCGGTGCCCTTGAGCGCGGCGACCACTCTCCCAGCCTCGACCTAGCGTTTCGCATCTGCGACGTCTTCGAGCTGCCCGTGGAAGCCGTGTTTTCGCGCACCGAGTTCGCCCCCATGTCGAAGGAGCTGTACACCAAATGA
- a CDS encoding DNA repair helicase XPB, protein MALGDGPLIVQSDKTVLLEVAHADAPKARAALAPFAELERAPEHIHTYRITPLALWNARAAGFDAEQAVDTLERYSRFPVPQALLVDVAETMARYGRLKLVNHPAHGLILEADDPAILVEVTRSKKIQPLITKPIDDLTVPVHPSARGQIKQELTKLGWPVEDLAGYVDGESHPIALNHDGWKLRDYQQYAAESFWEGGSGVVVLPCGSGKTIVGAASMAQAQTTTLILVTNTVAGRQWRDELLRRTTLTPEEIGEYSGEKKEIRPVTIATYQVVTRKTKGEYKALELFDSRDWGLIIYDEVHLLPAPVFRMAADLQSRRRLGLTATLVREDGREDDVFSLIGPKRYDAPWKELEMAGYIATAECVEVRTTLTDEERLTYATAETRERYRLAACSRGKLEVVDKLLAQHEGQQTLIIGAYVDQLEEIAARIDAPLVDGKTSTKKREHAFQAFRDGEISTLVVSKVANFSIDLPEAAVAIQVSGTFGSRQEEAQRLGRLLRPKADGAEAVFYTVVARDTLDAEYAMHRQRFLAEQGYAYRLVDAADL, encoded by the coding sequence ATGGCTCTCGGCGACGGCCCACTGATCGTCCAATCGGACAAGACCGTCCTGCTCGAGGTCGCGCACGCGGACGCACCCAAGGCCCGCGCCGCGCTCGCCCCCTTCGCGGAGCTCGAGCGCGCGCCCGAGCACATCCACACTTACCGCATCACCCCGCTGGCGCTGTGGAACGCGCGCGCCGCCGGCTTCGACGCGGAACAAGCCGTGGACACCCTCGAACGCTACTCGCGCTTCCCCGTGCCGCAGGCGCTGCTCGTGGACGTCGCCGAGACCATGGCGCGCTACGGCCGGCTGAAGCTGGTCAACCACCCCGCCCACGGGCTCATCCTGGAGGCCGACGACCCTGCGATCCTGGTCGAGGTCACCCGCAGCAAAAAGATCCAGCCGCTGATAACAAAGCCTATCGACGACCTCACGGTCCCCGTCCACCCCTCCGCCCGCGGCCAAATCAAACAGGAGCTGACCAAGCTGGGCTGGCCCGTGGAAGACCTCGCCGGCTACGTCGACGGCGAATCCCACCCGATCGCCTTGAACCACGACGGCTGGAAGCTGCGCGACTACCAGCAATACGCCGCCGAATCCTTCTGGGAAGGCGGCTCCGGCGTGGTGGTCCTGCCCTGCGGATCCGGGAAAACCATCGTGGGTGCGGCATCCATGGCGCAGGCGCAGACCACCACGCTGATCCTGGTCACCAACACCGTCGCCGGCCGCCAGTGGCGCGACGAGCTGCTGCGCCGCACCACCCTGACACCGGAAGAAATCGGCGAATACTCCGGCGAGAAGAAAGAAATCCGCCCCGTCACCATCGCCACCTACCAGGTAGTCACCCGCAAAACGAAGGGCGAGTACAAAGCGCTCGAGCTGTTCGACTCCCGCGACTGGGGCCTGATCATCTACGACGAAGTCCACCTCCTCCCCGCCCCCGTGTTCCGCATGGCCGCCGACCTCCAGTCCCGCCGCCGCCTCGGACTCACCGCCACGCTCGTGCGCGAAGACGGCCGCGAAGACGACGTGTTCTCCCTCATCGGACCCAAGCGTTACGACGCCCCATGGAAAGAACTCGAAATGGCCGGCTACATCGCCACCGCCGAATGCGTGGAGGTGCGCACCACGCTCACCGACGAAGAACGCCTCACCTACGCCACGGCGGAGACCCGCGAACGCTACCGATTGGCTGCGTGTTCGCGCGGGAAACTGGAAGTCGTCGATAAGCTGCTGGCGCAGCACGAAGGCCAGCAAACCCTGATCATCGGCGCATACGTGGACCAGCTCGAAGAGATCGCCGCGCGCATCGACGCGCCGCTCGTCGACGGCAAGACCTCCACCAAAAAGCGCGAACACGCCTTCCAAGCCTTCCGCGACGGCGAGATCTCCACCCTCGTGGTGTCCAAAGTGGCCAACTTCTCCATCGACCTGCCCGAAGCCGCTGTGGCGATCCAGGTCTCCGGCACCTTCGGCTCCCGCCAAGAAGAAGCCCAGCGCCTGGGCAGGTTGTTGCGCCCGAAAGCCGACGGCGCCGAGGCAGTGTTTTACACCGTCGTCGCCCGCGACACCCTCGACGCCGAATACGCCATGCACCGGCAACGCTTCCTTGCCGAACAAGGCTATGCATACCGGCTCGTGGACGCCGCCGACCTCTAG
- a CDS encoding ABC transporter ATP-binding protein, with product MTTIEIRNLHKRFGGVQALDGMDFTVHGGEMYGFVGSNGAGKSTTMRIALGVLAADSGEVLLDGQPLDDDSRRRIGYMPEERGLYGKEKILDQLVFLAKLHGVDGAAAKKRGTELLEQLGLGERLNDKLDDLSLGNQQRVQLAASLIHDPDILILDEPFSGLDPVAVDVMSTMLTDRARAGVPVIFSSHQLDLVQRLCDRIGIVTRGRMVAEGSVDELRSGGPVRYRVGTRARGWIPESAVLVSEGADHVVVETAAVDNDQAILQAAMAAGPVHEFTRVVPDLADMFKEVVQ from the coding sequence ATGACAACTATCGAAATACGAAACCTGCACAAACGCTTCGGCGGCGTCCAGGCGCTCGACGGCATGGATTTCACCGTCCACGGCGGCGAGATGTACGGCTTTGTCGGCTCCAACGGCGCCGGCAAGTCCACCACCATGCGCATCGCGCTGGGCGTGCTCGCCGCGGATTCGGGCGAGGTGCTCCTCGACGGGCAACCGCTTGACGACGACTCCCGCCGCCGCATCGGCTACATGCCCGAAGAGCGCGGTTTGTACGGCAAAGAAAAGATCCTGGACCAGCTCGTGTTTCTGGCCAAACTCCACGGCGTCGACGGCGCCGCCGCCAAAAAGCGCGGCACCGAGCTGCTCGAACAGCTGGGGCTGGGTGAGCGGCTGAACGACAAACTCGACGATCTTTCGTTGGGCAACCAGCAGCGCGTCCAGCTCGCCGCGAGTCTCATCCACGACCCGGACATCCTCATCCTGGACGAGCCCTTTTCCGGCCTCGACCCGGTGGCGGTGGACGTGATGAGCACGATGCTCACCGACCGCGCCCGCGCGGGTGTTCCGGTGATCTTCTCGTCGCACCAGCTCGACCTGGTGCAGCGCCTGTGCGACCGCATCGGCATTGTCACCCGGGGCCGCATGGTGGCCGAAGGCTCCGTCGACGAGCTGCGCTCGGGCGGGCCGGTGCGCTACCGGGTGGGCACACGCGCACGCGGCTGGATCCCCGAAAGCGCTGTCCTGGTCAGCGAAGGCGCCGACCACGTCGTCGTCGAAACCGCCGCCGTGGATAACGACCAGGCCATCCTGCAGGCCGCCATGGCCGCCGGCCCAGTCCACGAGTTCACCCGCGTCGTGCCGGATCTGGCCGACATGTTCAAGGAGGTTGTGCAGTAA
- a CDS encoding ABC transporter permease gives MKPYSPMHTITTTAKREVQILLLKKGTIISLVILLLAMLGFIGFAAWQKDKDESDEAGPAVAAVGVDAQLLNDAGYDGRAATDRSEAEQLVRDGDVEAALVAEGNQWEVISDGMPSTSILTGLEGLSQQYSRAETLDNLGISAADYEAASPQIEVVPVDVNDGGDTEQHFIRLLTTFVALLVVIFTVITFAAQVGSRVTEEKSSRVVELVLSSVRPLDFLAGKLLGTFAIGFLSTALLLVVGAAGLHFSGLADDIELDWSVVPILLVAWALAMLFFGALYAAAGAMVQRTEDLQSTQMPILLLIMATAYIPGFGWMSTDATWMQVLSWIPPFSIFAAPLSYAAGDFTAAQLAGSFALAALATVLAVWFAARIYKRSILNNGSVTKWSQVLRKA, from the coding sequence ATGAAGCCTTACTCCCCTATGCACACGATCACTACTACCGCCAAGCGCGAGGTGCAGATCCTGCTGCTGAAGAAGGGCACCATCATCTCGCTGGTGATCCTCCTGTTGGCCATGCTGGGATTCATCGGCTTCGCCGCCTGGCAAAAAGACAAGGACGAATCCGACGAGGCTGGCCCGGCGGTCGCCGCGGTGGGCGTGGACGCGCAGCTGCTCAACGACGCCGGCTACGACGGGCGCGCTGCCACCGACCGTAGCGAAGCCGAGCAACTCGTCCGCGACGGCGACGTCGAAGCCGCGCTGGTGGCTGAAGGAAACCAGTGGGAGGTCATCAGCGACGGAATGCCGTCGACGAGCATCCTCACCGGACTCGAGGGGCTGTCGCAGCAGTACTCGCGGGCAGAGACCCTGGACAACCTGGGCATCTCCGCCGCAGACTACGAGGCCGCCTCCCCGCAGATCGAAGTCGTACCGGTAGACGTCAACGACGGCGGCGACACCGAGCAGCACTTCATCCGTCTGCTCACCACGTTTGTCGCGCTCTTGGTGGTCATCTTCACCGTGATCACCTTTGCCGCCCAGGTGGGCAGCCGCGTCACCGAGGAGAAGTCCTCCCGCGTGGTAGAACTCGTTCTCTCGTCCGTACGCCCCCTGGACTTTTTGGCCGGCAAGCTGCTGGGAACCTTCGCCATCGGTTTCCTCTCCACCGCCCTGCTGCTTGTGGTGGGTGCCGCAGGCCTGCACTTCTCCGGCCTCGCGGACGACATCGAGCTGGATTGGTCCGTCGTGCCCATCCTGCTGGTCGCGTGGGCGCTGGCGATGCTGTTTTTCGGCGCGCTCTACGCTGCAGCGGGCGCAATGGTGCAGCGCACAGAGGACCTGCAGTCCACCCAGATGCCGATCCTGCTGCTGATCATGGCCACTGCCTACATCCCTGGTTTCGGCTGGATGAGCACCGACGCCACCTGGATGCAGGTGCTGAGCTGGATCCCGCCGTTTTCCATCTTCGCCGCCCCGCTGTCCTACGCCGCCGGCGACTTCACCGCGGCCCAGCTGGCCGGATCCTTCGCCCTCGCCGCACTGGCGACGGTGCTGGCGGTGTGGTTCGCCGCGCGCATCTACAAGCGTTCGATCCTGAACAACGGCAGCGTGACCAAGTGGTCGCAGGTGCTGCGTAAGGCGTAG
- a CDS encoding FN3 domain-containing metallophosphoesterase family protein has product MRSRFIAIAAATSMVATTLVAPAAFADVDATNDYIAANFKNPFELPTDKPQDVVLQAGATESSVLLNWITAKGVTGQSVRIQEKGGETKTIEAKSTDSKVTVTEGKIKDPEVEPVWATVANHKASIDGLKENTEYTYSVGSEKTGWSEEYTFNTGTYGDKWNFLVFGDPQLYSTKDLAEQTAGWNNTVTQATKRFPETSFLYSAGDQANHSALQEHGGFISPEALRKYRTVVTMGNHDYYHAPSYEAMYNRPNVEDENYWFTYNNALVINMDTNDWEDFDDDAAFLRKVVKEQGADKDWVILTYHHSTFSQAYHQEDRGIQYWRERMTPVISELDVDLVLGGHDHIYTRSHLMNGYTPVDSGRVAEKGETLEKKKGETQYVTSNSASGSKYYQFFDFKSGERNEDVKESFDQTVKEKTIRDYTAVWNQNGVPDYTNVEVTPEGLTVTTYDTGDGDVVDAFTLKHAKEEAPAQTEDGSSMGAIAGIVIAIVAALAAAGGAAYMGLIPGVQLPQF; this is encoded by the coding sequence ATGCGCTCGCGCTTTATCGCCATTGCCGCGGCGACCTCGATGGTCGCCACCACCCTCGTCGCCCCGGCAGCGTTCGCCGATGTCGACGCCACCAACGACTACATTGCCGCGAACTTCAAGAACCCGTTCGAGCTGCCCACCGACAAGCCGCAGGACGTCGTCCTGCAGGCTGGCGCCACCGAAAGCTCGGTGCTGCTGAACTGGATCACCGCCAAGGGTGTCACCGGTCAGTCGGTGCGCATCCAGGAAAAGGGCGGCGAGACCAAGACCATCGAGGCGAAGTCCACCGATTCCAAGGTCACCGTCACCGAAGGCAAGATCAAGGACCCCGAGGTGGAGCCTGTGTGGGCCACCGTGGCAAACCACAAGGCGAGCATCGACGGCCTGAAGGAGAACACCGAGTACACCTACTCTGTGGGCTCCGAAAAGACCGGCTGGTCCGAGGAGTACACCTTCAACACCGGCACCTACGGCGACAAGTGGAACTTCCTCGTCTTCGGTGACCCGCAGCTCTACAGCACCAAGGACTTGGCCGAGCAGACCGCCGGTTGGAACAACACCGTTACGCAGGCCACCAAGCGCTTCCCGGAGACCTCGTTCCTCTACTCCGCGGGCGACCAGGCTAACCACTCCGCGTTGCAGGAGCACGGCGGCTTCATCTCCCCAGAAGCCCTGCGCAAGTACCGCACCGTGGTGACCATGGGCAACCACGATTACTACCACGCGCCGAGCTACGAGGCGATGTACAACCGCCCCAACGTTGAGGACGAGAACTACTGGTTCACCTACAACAATGCGCTGGTGATCAACATGGACACCAACGACTGGGAGGACTTCGACGACGACGCCGCGTTCCTGCGCAAGGTGGTCAAGGAGCAGGGCGCCGACAAGGACTGGGTCATCCTCACCTACCACCACTCCACGTTCTCCCAGGCGTACCACCAGGAAGACCGCGGGATCCAGTACTGGCGCGAGCGCATGACCCCGGTCATCTCCGAGCTGGACGTGGACCTGGTGCTGGGCGGCCACGACCACATCTACACCCGCTCGCACCTGATGAACGGCTACACCCCGGTGGACTCCGGCCGCGTGGCTGAGAAGGGCGAGACGCTGGAGAAGAAGAAGGGCGAGACCCAGTACGTCACCTCCAACTCCGCTTCCGGCTCGAAGTACTACCAGTTCTTCGACTTCAAGAGCGGCGAGCGAAACGAGGACGTCAAGGAGAGCTTCGACCAGACCGTCAAGGAGAAGACCATCCGCGACTACACCGCGGTGTGGAACCAGAACGGGGTTCCGGACTACACCAACGTCGAGGTCACCCCGGAGGGTCTGACCGTGACCACCTACGACACCGGCGACGGCGATGTGGTGGACGCCTTCACGCTCAAGCACGCAAAGGAGGAAGCTCCGGCGCAGACCGAGGACGGTTCCTCCATGGGCGCCATCGCCGGCATCGTCATCGCGATCGTCGCGGCGCTGGCTGCTGCGGGCGGCGCGGCTTACATGGGCCTGATCCCGGGCGTGCAGCTCCCGCAGTTCTAG
- a CDS encoding DUF3239 domain-containing protein, with product MNGMKVFKFDVDEDYAKQHNEMVRDTRSLVASGVAIFVISLIAGIAIWFLVDPASPWRWLGSVGLVLFGILMLVVALLIPRRVGGVQELYDAHPLAPAIITERAGTTVTLTALANINVDPSLPPRWAITSRVMQPLPNTPDKVGTKVPVAAVGAQRSARDQQHWQTITPMPIAWGTPDESIVTEARKSIPQEQWNVLERARKKTELVERSKNSLVEL from the coding sequence ATGAACGGCATGAAAGTATTTAAGTTCGACGTCGACGAGGACTACGCAAAACAGCACAACGAAATGGTCCGCGACACCCGCAGCCTGGTCGCCTCGGGCGTGGCCATCTTCGTCATCTCCTTGATCGCCGGTATTGCGATCTGGTTCCTCGTCGACCCCGCCTCGCCGTGGCGCTGGCTCGGCTCCGTCGGCCTCGTCCTCTTCGGAATCCTCATGCTGGTCGTGGCCCTGCTCATCCCCCGCCGCGTGGGCGGCGTGCAGGAACTCTACGACGCCCACCCACTCGCGCCGGCCATCATCACCGAACGCGCCGGCACCACCGTCACCCTCACCGCCCTGGCGAACATCAACGTCGACCCCTCCCTGCCCCCGCGCTGGGCCATCACCTCCCGAGTCATGCAACCCCTGCCCAACACCCCCGACAAGGTCGGCACCAAAGTCCCCGTCGCCGCCGTGGGCGCGCAGCGCTCCGCCCGCGACCAGCAGCACTGGCAAACCATCACGCCCATGCCCATCGCGTGGGGCACGCCTGACGAATCCATCGTCACCGAGGCACGAAAGTCCATCCCTCAGGAGCAGTGGAACGTGCTCGAGCGGGCCCGCAAGAAGACCGAACTCGTCGAGCGTTCCAAGAACTCCCTCGTGGAGCTCTAG
- a CDS encoding FAD-binding and (Fe-S)-binding domain-containing protein produces the protein MTATVSSPSAHLARELGSDQTLSTRPIDRIKYAHDASHFLYTPDVVVEARTAHDVAAAFRASAASGAPVVLRSGGTSLSGQAGGAGMLVDVRKHFRGVEVLDGGARVRVQPGSTVRQVNAHLAPYGRKIGPDPASEGAATMGGVIANNSSGMACGTQFNTYNTIESMTFVLPSGTVINTAHKDAEAQFAREEAELVAKLEHLKRRVRENKESVATIERHFALKNTMGYSLNAFLDYELPLDIFMHLLVASEGTLAFIAEAVLRTVEVPKLKTTTIAVYPTLDAATRSLPALFDSQAATLELMDSRSIKVGRTFDSVPEQITGFELSGQAALLIEYHANEAEQLREYEQAGAKLLEGFDLQTSAQFTTDAAEAAKAWAFRKGLYAQVAEARPSGTTALLEDIAVPVADLADTCGGLQQLFDAYSYDDAVIFGHAKDGNIHFLITDRFEGDENLKRYDGFNEDMVDLVLGAGGNLKAEHGTGRVMAPYVRRQYGDELYQVMVELKRAADPRGVMNPGVIITDDEREHMKNFKLNPQVEDEIDSCVECGYCEPVCPSRDLTMTPRQRIVVRRARAKAIQDGDTELVKHLDEAYQYDGIDTCAVDSMCVTACPVKIDTGKFIKSLRRGQAGAVESAGWAAAAKAWGPGNTLASAALTGAYYMPTSLVQKVTDVARTLVGDDTVPQYRPELSKGGAKRSKAFGERIGAPGAEPAGVFVPACVNSMFGPQANGVGASAAFAKLVERAGLALTVPEGIDGMCCGTPWASKGMSTGHDIMQRRVNDQIIAATDGGRLPVVVDASSCTHGFRDMAEGIGITVIDAIEFVEDQVLERINVTHKVDSVTLHPTCSATHLGIVDTLARVAGAAAEDVRVPAEWNCCGYAGDRGMLHPELTHAATKREAEQAAELGSECHASSNRTCELGLTAATGKDYEHILEILERVSR, from the coding sequence ATGACTGCAACTGTTTCCTCCCCGTCAGCGCATCTCGCCCGCGAACTCGGCTCCGACCAGACCCTTTCCACCCGCCCCATCGACCGCATCAAATACGCCCACGACGCGTCCCACTTCCTCTACACCCCGGACGTGGTGGTCGAGGCCCGCACCGCCCACGACGTCGCGGCGGCATTCCGGGCCTCGGCCGCATCCGGCGCCCCGGTAGTGCTGCGCTCAGGCGGCACCTCGCTGTCCGGCCAGGCCGGCGGTGCAGGCATGCTCGTCGACGTGCGCAAGCATTTCCGCGGCGTGGAGGTCCTCGACGGCGGCGCGCGGGTGCGCGTCCAGCCCGGCTCCACGGTGCGTCAGGTCAACGCGCACCTTGCCCCCTACGGCCGCAAGATCGGCCCGGACCCGGCCTCCGAGGGCGCGGCGACCATGGGCGGCGTGATTGCCAACAACTCCTCCGGCATGGCCTGCGGCACGCAGTTCAACACCTACAACACCATCGAATCGATGACGTTCGTGCTGCCGTCCGGCACCGTCATCAACACGGCGCATAAGGACGCGGAGGCGCAGTTTGCGCGGGAGGAGGCGGAGCTCGTCGCAAAGCTGGAGCACCTGAAGCGGCGCGTGCGCGAGAACAAGGAATCCGTGGCCACCATCGAGCGCCACTTCGCGCTGAAGAACACGATGGGCTACAGCCTTAACGCGTTTTTGGACTATGAGTTGCCCCTGGACATCTTCATGCACCTGCTGGTCGCCTCCGAGGGCACGCTCGCCTTCATTGCAGAGGCGGTGCTGCGCACGGTGGAGGTGCCGAAGCTGAAGACCACCACCATTGCCGTGTACCCGACGCTGGATGCGGCGACGCGCTCGCTGCCCGCGCTGTTCGATTCGCAGGCGGCCACGCTGGAGCTGATGGATTCGCGCTCCATCAAGGTCGGCCGCACCTTCGACTCGGTGCCGGAGCAAATCACCGGCTTCGAGCTGTCCGGCCAGGCCGCGCTGTTGATCGAGTACCACGCCAACGAGGCGGAGCAGCTGCGCGAATACGAGCAGGCCGGCGCGAAATTGCTGGAAGGCTTCGACCTGCAAACCTCGGCGCAGTTCACCACCGACGCGGCTGAGGCCGCCAAGGCGTGGGCCTTCCGCAAGGGCCTCTACGCGCAGGTCGCTGAGGCGCGCCCGTCCGGCACCACTGCGCTGCTCGAAGACATCGCGGTGCCCGTGGCCGACCTCGCCGACACGTGCGGCGGGCTGCAGCAGCTTTTCGACGCCTACAGCTACGACGACGCCGTCATCTTCGGCCACGCAAAGGACGGCAACATCCACTTCCTCATCACCGACCGCTTCGAAGGCGACGAAAACCTGAAGCGCTACGACGGGTTCAACGAGGACATGGTGGATCTGGTGCTCGGCGCCGGCGGTAACCTGAAGGCGGAGCACGGCACCGGGCGCGTCATGGCGCCGTATGTGCGCCGCCAGTACGGCGACGAGCTCTACCAGGTCATGGTGGAGCTCAAGCGAGCCGCCGACCCGCGCGGGGTGATGAACCCGGGCGTGATCATCACCGACGACGAGCGCGAGCACATGAAGAACTTCAAGCTCAACCCGCAGGTCGAAGACGAGATCGACTCGTGCGTGGAGTGCGGCTACTGCGAGCCGGTGTGCCCCTCGCGCGACCTGACTATGACGCCGCGCCAGCGCATCGTGGTGCGCCGCGCGCGGGCGAAGGCGATCCAGGACGGCGACACCGAACTGGTCAAACACCTCGACGAGGCCTACCAGTACGACGGCATCGACACCTGCGCCGTGGACTCCATGTGCGTCACGGCCTGTCCGGTCAAGATCGACACCGGCAAGTTCATCAAGTCGCTGCGCCGCGGCCAAGCTGGCGCGGTGGAGTCCGCCGGCTGGGCGGCCGCCGCGAAGGCGTGGGGGCCGGGCAACACCTTGGCGTCTGCGGCGCTGACCGGCGCGTACTACATGCCCACCTCGCTGGTGCAGAAGGTCACCGACGTCGCCCGCACCCTGGTGGGCGATGACACCGTGCCGCAGTACCGCCCCGAGCTGTCCAAGGGCGGCGCGAAGCGTTCGAAGGCGTTCGGCGAGCGCATCGGCGCACCGGGCGCGGAGCCGGCGGGCGTGTTCGTCCCGGCCTGCGTGAACTCCATGTTCGGCCCGCAGGCTAACGGCGTGGGCGCCTCGGCGGCGTTTGCGAAGCTGGTGGAGCGCGCCGGGCTCGCCCTGACGGTCCCGGAGGGCATCGACGGGATGTGCTGCGGCACCCCGTGGGCGTCGAAAGGCATGAGCACGGGCCACGACATCATGCAGCGCCGCGTGAACGACCAGATCATCGCCGCCACCGACGGCGGGCGCCTGCCTGTGGTGGTGGACGCGTCCAGCTGCACCCACGGCTTCCGCGACATGGCCGAGGGCATCGGCATCACCGTCATCGACGCCATCGAGTTCGTGGAGGACCAGGTGCTCGAGCGCATCAACGTCACGCACAAGGTGGACTCCGTGACGCTGCACCCGACGTGCTCGGCGACGCACCTCGGGATCGTCGATACGCTTGCGCGCGTCGCTGGCGCTGCGGCCGAAGATGTGCGCGTGCCGGCGGAGTGGAACTGCTGCGGGTACGCGGGCGACCGCGGCATGCTGCACCCCGAGCTGACGCACGCGGCCACGAAGCGCGAGGCGGAGCAGGCGGCGGAGCTGGGCTCGGAGTGCCATGCGTCGTCCAACCGCACCTGCGAGCTGGGCCTGACCGCCGCGACCGGTAAGGACTACGAGCACATCCTGGAAATCCTGGAGCGCGTCAGCCGCTAG